Part of the bacterium genome is shown below.
GGGAGCCGAGCATGCGGTCTGCGAGGAAGCGCGGCCGATCCATGGGATCAACCCGTCGGCCCATGTATCGGGGTGTCGGCGTCTCGGCGTGCCTGGGTAAAATAAAAAAAACCTCAATTGCTCTTCGTCGATACCCCGTTACTCCGAAACCCCGATACATTTGCCTGTACCTTGTGGCCGTTCTCTCGCCGATACCCCGACACCCCGTTCCGCCGATATCTGGCCCTTACGGCAGGTTCGCCGGATTCAAAACAAGGACACCCTCTGGAAGGTTTCCCGCTGTGACCTCTACCTCCGATCCCCCTTCCCACGAAACCTCTTTCCGGCCGGCAAGGAATTCGTTCACCGGCGCAATGGGAAAATCCGCACCTTCTGTTTTAAAGTGCATGGGGATCACCAGCCCCGGCCTCAGGGAATCGATGAGAGAATCCGCCTCGTGGCTGCCTATGGTGAAAAACCCGCCCACAGGCAGCATGAGGATGTCCACGGGCCTCAGCTGATGAGCTGTGGCATCGTTGAGAGTGTGTCCAATATCCCCCATGTGGCACAGGGCAATCCCATCCACCTCGAAACGAAAGATGATGTTGCCGCCTCGTTCCGACCCTTGGGAGGTGTCGTGGTAAGTGGAAACACCGAGGATTTTGATCCCGTCAACGGTTTTTGCACCCGCCTCATCCACAACCAGGGGGTTACCGGAAACGCTGGCGATGTGGTTGTGGTCCGAATGGCCATGGGAGACGAAAACAATTTCCGCCTCCTCCCCCACCAGCCGATACTTTACCGCCCCATCGTAAGAGCCCGGTTCGTAGGGATCAGTTATGATCCTGGTTCCGTTGTCCGCGGTCACGAGAAAGCATGAGTGTCCGATATATTTGATCTTCATTTCTTACCCCCAGTTCTATTAAGGATCCTCGTGAAAAGGGGAAGAGGAGAGGAGGAGAAAAGGAGACATAGCAAGGCTACCGTGACCCCCTTTTCACCTCTTCACCTTTTCTCCTCTTCATGCCTGATCCGATTCGACCTCCTTTTCCTCAGCCGGATCAGCGATCTCCTCCTTATGGACAGCGATAATACTGCGCACTGTGATCCCGGCTCCCTCAAGGGCTTTTTTCACCTCCGGCATCTTTGCGTCCGTTACCTTCACCAGAAAATTGCTGTTTGTAGCCACTGTAGTACCTCCGTTGCTTAGTTACGATCTCAAATCTCAGATCTCAAATCTCAAAGGAATCCAAAGTCCAAGATTCAAAATCCAAAATAAGATCTGGTGATTGGTTATTTATGACAAATGATTGGTTTTTCCATTCACCATTCACCATTCAAACATTTATTGCGTAGATTCCTGCGCCTCCGAGGTCCGCTCATAGGGGGGCAACAGAACGATCTCGATCCTTCTGTTGGCAGCCTTGCCTTTAGCTGTATCGTTCAGAGCCGTGGGCTGATACTCGCCGTACCCGGCCCCTGAGAGCTTCTGGGCGTCGATACCCACCTCACTTTGAAGGAAGTGGACCACCGCAAGCGCACGGCTGGCTGAAAGCTCCCAGTTCGTCGGGAATTTTTCCTGTAATTTCCCGCCGATGGGGTCGTTATCGCTGTGACCCTCGATCTGTATACGCTTGCCCTCAACCTTGGCAAGCTGGGCACCGACTCTCCTGAGAACCTCTATCCCGGAACCCTTCAGATCCGCCTTGCCGGAATCAAACAGGACCTTCGACTCCAGGTTAACGGATAGTCTGTCCTTCATCCTCCGGATCTGGATCTCGCCGGCCTCGATCTCACCTTTGAGGCTCCCAACCAGTTCATCGTAGGTGGCTTTGAGCTTCTCCAGTTCAACCTCCTTCTGTCTTTCCAATTCGCTGGTGCGGGCTTGAGCTGCGGCCAGATCACTTTTAGTCCTCTTCGCTTCGGCCTCGCGGACGGCAAGTTTTTCCCTGAGCTGGGCATTGGTGCCCTGGAGCTCCTTGCTGATCAGCATTGTCTCCTTGATCACCGCGGATTGGGATACCTCCTTTTTCTGGAGGATATCGCTCAACCTCTCGTTCTGAGACTTGAGTTCCTGGTTGACCGCCTTTTCAACAGTCAAATTATTCTGCAGCAGGTCCCGCTCGTCACTCACACTCCCCAGACTCGCGGTCAGTTCATTCACCCTTTTCCCTGAAGAGGCGAGATCGTCCTGGCACCTGGAAAGCTCGGTTCGAAGAGCCTTGTTGTCCTCCACCTGTAAGGTAAGTCTTTCGGCACAACTCCTGGCTTCACCTTCCTTTAACAGGTATTCTTTTTTACTGACGATACAGCTCGACAGGGAGACTGTAAGGGCAAGTATCAGAAGCATGGGTTTATATATAGTTTTCAAGGGCAGACCTCCTTTTGGTTAGTTTAACCGGGATACTATCCCAAATCATGTGGAAAGAGTCCAGAGGGAACAAATGTTACGTGTGTGCGTAGAGCGTGCCTGCGTTCATGCGTGAAATCTATAAAGCATCTGATTAGCGCCATAATACAGGGACCCACGTACGCATCTACGGAATTTCTCTGGACATTGGTCTTTGGGCTTTGGACTAGAGAATTGAAAACGGTGCGGGTACAAAGGTCAGAACGAATATGGCCAGTGCGCAATAACCTATTTTTCGCCTTCTGTCGTCCAGGGAGATCTGGGGAAGGAGAACCGGTGGATGCCGGACTCCGATAAAAACCAGCAGGAGGGCCCAGATAAGCCACCCTTCCCAGAAAAATACACCCATGGCGAGAAGACCAATGTGTACGACACGGGCTATGATGTTAAAGCAATCAGGGAAAAGGGCCATGGCGATGTGGCCGCCGTCCAGCTGCCCCACGGGCAGGAGGTTAAGAGAAGTGACGAACATCCCGATCCACCCGGCAAAAGCGACGGGGTGAAGAATAAGATCCGCGTTTATGGGAAGGTCACCCAATACAAATCTTTCCAGTAACAGCATCAGCAGGCTGTCCCCGAGAATGATTCCTCCTTCACCATTTCCTCCCGGAACGACCTTGGACATGGTCAACCCGACGATCAGGGCCGGGAGGGCCAGAAGGAACCCGCCGATGGGCCCTGAAGCTCCAATGTCCAGAAGGGCTCGTCTGTCCCAAATGGCCCCTTTCATCCGGATCACGGCGCCGAAGGTCCCGATGATGGATGGTGCGGGTATAAAGAAAGGGAGGGTGGAAGGGACTTTATGGGACCGTGATGCCAGGTAGTGAGACATCTCGTGCACCATCAGGATTCCCATAAGTGTTATGGAGAAAGGAAGTCCCTGGAATATGCCCATGGGCTGTTTCAGGAGGTTTACCCCCTGCTGGATCGCTCCGGCAGAGGTCGTAGTCAGAAAGGTGGTAACAAACAGAAAACCGGGGAGCCAGCGGCGCTCGGGCCTGGGGGTGGGGTCAGGAGTGACGTCGCGAAGGGACTCTGAACTCATCTCAAATCTCAAATCTCAAAAGTTCTTTAGTGCACATGTGTACCGGTGCACTAGCAGGCCGTTGAAAAATTGGTCTTTAGCCAGCCTTTTTTCTCGTAATGTACTTTTTTTCTGATCTTTGACAATTTGTTTTCGTTGGTTTTGAGCTGTTAACACCTTATTTAAGAGTGATGTTTTGTTGTTTTGTATCTCCTTATCCTAAGGTGCCCTGATCAGGTTGCGCATTCGAACCAGGTTGTAGGCCCTTGCTGTCAGTGTAAAAACACTCTCGACGCGATCAAGGCCTCGATGGCGTGTCTTACGCAAATACCCTGTCGTCTTGATCCAACCGAAGATTTCTTCAACCCGCTTGCGCACCTTCTGACTCACCTGGTAGCCCGCATGCCGTGTTGTTCGATCGTCGATGGCCTTACTGTTTACTTTCTTAGCCACATGAGGCGTTGCCGAGAGCCCACGCAAGCCGTTCACAAAATTCGGGACATCATAACCTTTGTCAGCTCCGACCGTTACGCGATGAGTGCCAGGGATATCTTCAACCATATCGAGACCAGCATCCCATTCGGCGGTTCCGTTGGCCAAGGTTAAGCGGCTGTCTACAATCAGACCGTTGCGGTTCTCCATCAGGGCATGGCCCATGAAGCAGATTTTCGACTCCTTGCCTAATCCCTTTCTAAGCAGCCTGGCGTCTGGATCCGTAATTGATTGATGGGTGTCGTTCTTGCGCTTTTACCCTTTGAAATCGACATCGGAGTTTCGCCCGCCGCTTGTTGGAGGAACCTGGTTGTTCTCGTCCTTGGGCCGAAAGCTCTTCATTGAAGCCCACGCTTCGATCAAGGTGCCATCAACAGTAAAATGTTCGTTTGACAGTAACCCTGCGCGCTCAGCCTGACCTTTAATTGCTTGAAAGAAAGCTGTGGCCACGCCATGCTGGATCAAACGGTCCCGGTTCTTGGAAAAAGTGGAGTGGTCCCAGACCTTATCGTCCATGGACATGCCCACGAATCAACGAAATAACAAATTGTAATCCAGTTGCTCGACCAGCATCCGCTCGCTGCGGATCGTGTAGAGCACTTGCAGCAATAAGGCACGCAGCAACTGTTCCGGAGGAATAGACGGACGGCCCACTTCAGAATACATGTCCTTGAATAACGGGGCCAGATCAGAAAAAGCTGTATCCACCATGTTCCGGATGGGTCGTAACGGATGGTCCTTGGGAACACGTGCTTCCGGTGATATATAACTGAACATGCCTTGCTGTTGTCTGTCCTCGCCGCGCATAACGTTTCTCCTTTAATAACAAACGGTTATGCGTATATTTATAACGAAAAAACAGCCATTACTCCAGTAAATTCAATAAATCAGATGGGCTGTTTTTCAACAACCTGCTAGGGCACTAAATCGCTTTCTTGTTAGCCTTATTCTACGTTCTACATTCCACATTCTGCCTAGTCCAGCCCGAGCATCGCGGCGAGATCCCCCAGACTCCCCCTGGCGTCAGGCTCGAGGTTCGATTTTCCCCGACTGATAATATGCCCCTCAACAAGAAACGTTCCCATTCCCGTTTCTGAAGCCGGCAGGTCCTGCTCCATGTCGTTCCCCACCATGAGACACTCAGAAGGGTCCACACGGAGGATAGAGCACAGCTCCATGTAATAATCTATTCTGGGTTTGCATGTGCTCATTGTCTCCAGCCCGGGAACGAAGCTAAAGGCATCAGGATCCACTCCGGACCACCGGAGCCTCTCGATTACCGCCAACGTCGGAAAGATGGGGTTAGTAGCCAGGCACAGGGTGTAACCCTCCGCCCCAGCCCTGGCAATAAATTGAGAAGCACCGGGTGCGGGCTTTCCATAACGACTCAGTGTTGGAAAAACATCCGTGTAGAACTGACGGAACCGTTGTTCAATATCGGGTATATCCATTCCGGTATAGTTTGAGAATGTACGGTTGAAACCTTCCAGGTTGGTCTCGCCATCGGATCTCGCCTCGACCATGATCGCTTCGGTGCCGCCGAACAGACCATTTCTGAACCGGTCCATGTCAAGAATATCCCGGAAGCATTGGTGCATGGCCTCAACCATGGGGCCGAGAAAAAAGGAAACCTCGATGTCAAGTAGGGTGCCATCGAGATCAAGAAGCAGGGTTGTGTACTTTTTCATATTGTGAGCAACGTTACCGCCCGGTAAATATCAGAGTACGAACTTCCTGAAAACCAGGCTGCCGTTGGTGCCGCCGAAGCCGTAGGTGTTTGACAGTGCCACATCCACGACCGTATCCCTGGCAGTATTGGGAACGTAATCGAGATCGCATTCCGGGTCCGGCTCTTCATAGTTAATGGTTGGAGGCAGCTTGTCTTCCATGACGGTCTTGATCGCCGCAACGGCTTCAACACCGCCAGCCGCACCCAGAAGGTGGCCGGTCATGGATTTCGTCGAACTGACAGGAATTTTGTAGGCTGCCTCACCGAAAAGACCCTTGATGGCCATCGTCTCGTACATGTCATTGTAATAGGTACTCGTTCCATGGGCATTTATGTAACTGACCTCTCCCGGATTGATCCTGCCATCACTTAACGCCGCCTTCATACACTGGATCGCACCAGCCCCACCCTCGGCAGGTGAGGTTATATGGTAGGCATCACCTGACATTCCGAACCCTGTGATCTCTGCCAGGATCTCGGCACCTCTTGCCCGTGCAAACTCAAGCTCCTCCAGGATGATAACGCCGGCTCCTTCTCCCATGACGAAGCCATCCCTGCCCTTGTCGAAAGGCCGGCTGGCAAGTTCAGGCTCGTCGTTACGGGTAGAAAGCGCTTTCATGGAATTGAACCCGGCAAAGGCCAAAGGTGTGATGGTGGCCTCAGTTCCGCCGGCAATGGCTGCATCCGCGTCACCGTACTGGATCATGCGGTAGGCCGTCCCGATGCTATGGGTACCCGTCGCGCAGGCTGTGACCACGCAGCTGTTAGGACCTTTGGCGCCGGTGATGATAGAGATGTGTCCTGCCGCGAGGTTGGCGATGGTCATGGGAATAAAAAAGGGTGTGACCTTTCGCGGCCCTTTTTCTCTCAGTACAGCGGCATACTTTTCAATGTATGGAAGGCCACCGAGGCCTGCTCCCACAACGACAGCGACGCGTTCAGCGTTGGTGTCATCGATGATCAGGTTCGAATGTTCCAAAGCCTCCAGTGCTGCGAAAATACCAAAGGGAATGAAAAGATCCATCTTGCGCAGATCTTTCCGATCGATCCTGAGCTCCGGATCGAACCCCTTAACCTCCGCGGCAATCGTAGTGGTGACCTGCTCTTCGTCGGCATCGAACCTGGTTATAGGGCCCACGCCGGAACGCCCCGCAAGCAAGCTGTCCCATGTAGCTTTCACATCAAGACCCAGGGGCGTTATCGCTCCAAGCCCAGTGACAACAACTCTTCTTCGCACAATAATTACCCTTTTGGAGTGTTATTAGGCGTTTTTTCCCTCGACATAGGTAATGGCATCCTGAACAGTCTGCATTTTTTCAGCATCCTCATCCGGGATCTCCAGATCGAAAGCTTCCTCGAAAGCCATGACCAGTTCCACCACATCCAGGGAGTCCGCTCCCAGATCGTTCACGAAGTGGGCCGTGTTGCCAATTCCTGCGGCGTCCTGGTTCAGCTGCTCTGCGATGATCTCTTTGACTTTTGCTCCAACGTCCATTTGAATTCCTCCTTATATTCAGTTTCTAGTGACTTGTTCCTAGTGAAGTGGTTTTTCAAAGTACCGGGTACCGGGTTTTAAGTGCTGAGTACTGATATCACATATACATCCCGCCGTTAACGTGCAAAACCTGTCCGGTGATATAGGAAGCGTCCTCCGAAACCAGAAACCTGACAGCAGCGGCAACGTCTTCAGGGGTTCCAAGTCGCCCGTTGGGTATCAGGTTGACAAGTTCCTCTCTGGCTTTATCCGGCAGGGCGTCAGTCATGGCGGTCTGGATAAAACCTGGCGCAACAGCGTTGACCGTGATCCCTCTTGCCGCCACCTCCCTTGCCAGGGACTTGGTGAAGCCAATAATACCAGCCTTGGAGGCCGCGTAGTTCGTCTGCCCGGCGTTACCCATGGCCCCCACCACAGAGGAGATATTTACGATCCGCCCGTCCCTTTGCTTCATCATAACGCGAATAACCGCTTTGGAGCACAGATACGTCCCTGTAAGGTTGATGTCTATTACCGACTGCCATGCGTCATCCGCCATCCTCATCATCAGTGAGTCCCGAGTGATACCGGCGTTGTTTATAAGGTAGTCGATACGCCCGTACTTTTCCGTAACTTTACTGGCCAACGCCTCAACATTGCCGGCATCCGCCACGTTAAGTTCAAAGGCAAGAGGGACACAACCGGCTGCAACTACCTCTGCCGCCGCCGCTTCCGCCGCTTCCAGATTGATGTCGGCAATAACCACATTGATGCCTGCCTCAGCAAAATCAAGGGCGATGGCCCGGCCGATACCCTGTCCACCTCCTGTAACAATGGCCAATTTCCTGTCCGACATCATCAAACCTCCAGAAATTCAACAGTAGATCCCAGATCCTCCGGGGCACCGAAGGATGCCGCGGCAACTTGTTTATCTATCCTTTTGATGAGACCTGCCAAAACCTTTCCAGGACCCAGTTCAAGGAAAGCTGTCACTCCCCGCTCAACCATTGCATTCACTGAATCCTCCCAAAGGACCGGGGAGGTTACCTGCCGGACGAGAGAGGGGACAACTTGAGTTCCCTCTTTAATGGCCACAGCTTCAGCGTTGTTTATCAGAAGGGTCTTTGGACTGTCAATCCGAATGTCCTTCAGGACCTTCTCCATACGTCTGGCGGCAGGTTCCATCAAAGCACAATGAAAGGGTGCGCTTACCGGTAACTCCACCGCCCGCTTTCCACCACGCTCTTTGAAAAGATCGATGGCACCGAGGACACCTGCCCTGTGACCTGCAATAACGATCTGTCCCGGGGCGTTGTAATTTGCTGCAGCCACCACCACTGAATCAGAGGATACTGCGTCACAGATATTGATAATTTGATCCCTGTCCATCCCGAGGAGCGCGGCCATGGCACCTTCGCCTGCAGGGACAGCTTCCTGCATGGCCCTGCCCCTTTCTCTGACTGCCTTAGCAGCATCTGTAAAACCGATGCTCCCGGCAGCAACGAGGGCCGAATATTCCCCCAGGCTGTGGCCGGCCACACATGCTGGTGCAAGGTCGATCTCCGCACCCAGGGCTCGCCAGGCAGCTACACTTACTGTCAGTATAGCCGGTTGGGTATTTTCAGTCAGGCGAAGATCCTCTTCGGGACCCTCAAAACACAAGCGGCCAAGGCTGAAACCCAGCGCTTCGTCGGCTTCAAGGAACGTATCCTTTGCCGCAGCAGACCACTGGGCCAGGTCCTTCCCCATTCCCACATACTGTGAACCCTGACCTGGGAAAACCAGTGCGAGAGTCACTATATACAACCTCGCAAATGTATCTTCGAGCAGTTAGCAGGGCGGTCACGCCTTGAGAGTGATCCCATGCCAGCCCCGCCGCTGGCCGGGCCGATGGCGGGACTATTTGGATGGTTTTTTTGCGACTCCATCACTATTGCCCTCTCGAGGCGTTCACCGAGCGTATGATCTCGGGAATTATCTGGAATGCGTCACCCACAAGGCCGTAGGTGGCCACATCAAA
Proteins encoded:
- a CDS encoding OmpA family protein — translated: MKTIYKPMLLILALTVSLSSCIVSKKEYLLKEGEARSCAERLTLQVEDNKALRTELSRCQDDLASSGKRVNELTASLGSVSDERDLLQNNLTVEKAVNQELKSQNERLSDILQKKEVSQSAVIKETMLISKELQGTNAQLREKLAVREAEAKRTKSDLAAAQARTSELERQKEVELEKLKATYDELVGSLKGEIEAGEIQIRRMKDRLSVNLESKVLFDSGKADLKGSGIEVLRRVGAQLAKVEGKRIQIEGHSDNDPIGGKLQEKFPTNWELSASRALAVVHFLQSEVGIDAQKLSGAGYGEYQPTALNDTAKGKAANRRIEIVLLPPYERTSEAQESTQ
- a CDS encoding site-2 protease family protein — encoded protein: MSSESLRDVTPDPTPRPERRWLPGFLFVTTFLTTTSAGAIQQGVNLLKQPMGIFQGLPFSITLMGILMVHEMSHYLASRSHKVPSTLPFFIPAPSIIGTFGAVIRMKGAIWDRRALLDIGASGPIGGFLLALPALIVGLTMSKVVPGGNGEGGIILGDSLLMLLLERFVLGDLPINADLILHPVAFAGWIGMFVTSLNLLPVGQLDGGHIAMALFPDCFNIIARVVHIGLLAMGVFFWEGWLIWALLLVFIGVRHPPVLLPQISLDDRRRKIGYCALAIFVLTFVPAPFSIL
- the fabD gene encoding ACP S-malonyltransferase, which encodes MVTLALVFPGQGSQYVGMGKDLAQWSAAAKDTFLEADEALGFSLGRLCFEGPEEDLRLTENTQPAILTVSVAAWRALGAEIDLAPACVAGHSLGEYSALVAAGSIGFTDAAKAVRERGRAMQEAVPAGEGAMAALLGMDRDQIINICDAVSSDSVVVAAANYNAPGQIVIAGHRAGVLGAIDLFKERGGKRAVELPVSAPFHCALMEPAARRMEKVLKDIRIDSPKTLLINNAEAVAIKEGTQVVPSLVRQVTSPVLWEDSVNAMVERGVTAFLELGPGKVLAGLIKRIDKQVAAASFGAPEDLGSTVEFLEV
- a CDS encoding MBL fold metallo-hydrolase; this encodes MKIKYIGHSCFLVTADNGTRIITDPYEPGSYDGAVKYRLVGEEAEIVFVSHGHSDHNHIASVSGNPLVVDEAGAKTVDGIKILGVSTYHDTSQGSERGGNIIFRFEVDGIALCHMGDIGHTLNDATAHQLRPVDILMLPVGGFFTIGSHEADSLIDSLRPGLVIPMHFKTEGADFPIAPVNEFLAGRKEVSWEGGSEVEVTAGNLPEGVLVLNPANLP
- the fabG gene encoding 3-oxoacyl-[acyl-carrier-protein] reductase, whose product is MMSDRKLAIVTGGGQGIGRAIALDFAEAGINVVIADINLEAAEAAAAEVVAAGCVPLAFELNVADAGNVEALASKVTEKYGRIDYLINNAGITRDSLMMRMADDAWQSVIDINLTGTYLCSKAVIRVMMKQRDGRIVNISSVVGAMGNAGQTNYAASKAGIIGFTKSLAREVAARGITVNAVAPGFIQTAMTDALPDKAREELVNLIPNGRLGTPEDVAAAVRFLVSEDASYITGQVLHVNGGMYM
- the fabF gene encoding beta-ketoacyl-ACP synthase II; protein product: MRRRVVVTGLGAITPLGLDVKATWDSLLAGRSGVGPITRFDADEEQVTTTIAAEVKGFDPELRIDRKDLRKMDLFIPFGIFAALEALEHSNLIIDDTNAERVAVVVGAGLGGLPYIEKYAAVLREKGPRKVTPFFIPMTIANLAAGHISIITGAKGPNSCVVTACATGTHSIGTAYRMIQYGDADAAIAGGTEATITPLAFAGFNSMKALSTRNDEPELASRPFDKGRDGFVMGEGAGVIILEELEFARARGAEILAEITGFGMSGDAYHITSPAEGGAGAIQCMKAALSDGRINPGEVSYINAHGTSTYYNDMYETMAIKGLFGEAAYKIPVSSTKSMTGHLLGAAGGVEAVAAIKTVMEDKLPPTINYEEPDPECDLDYVPNTARDTVVDVALSNTYGFGGTNGSLVFRKFVL
- the acpP gene encoding acyl carrier protein, with protein sequence MDVGAKVKEIIAEQLNQDAAGIGNTAHFVNDLGADSLDVVELVMAFEEAFDLEIPDEDAEKMQTVQDAITYVEGKNA
- a CDS encoding HAD family hydrolase, with product MKKYTTLLLDLDGTLLDIEVSFFLGPMVEAMHQCFRDILDMDRFRNGLFGGTEAIMVEARSDGETNLEGFNRTFSNYTGMDIPDIEQRFRQFYTDVFPTLSRYGKPAPGASQFIARAGAEGYTLCLATNPIFPTLAVIERLRWSGVDPDAFSFVPGLETMSTCKPRIDYYMELCSILRVDPSECLMVGNDMEQDLPASETGMGTFLVEGHIISRGKSNLEPDARGSLGDLAAMLGLD